The Candidatus Hydrogenedentota bacterium genome window below encodes:
- the ruvA gene encoding Holliday junction branch migration protein RuvA: MEMRRATHYHCGMFAFLRGTVARKGLTHVELDVHGVGYEVFVPEGVYRKLTVDAETTLLTHCHIREDLFHIYGFLREEERALFVTLLSLSGIGPKLAMAILSAMSVQAFGRAVMQNDVTALTRVSGVGKKGAQRIILEMKAKLGQDAELNAILGEPEEPTADTDDVIAALCALGCTLGEARKAANAARKSLGDDATPEDLVKAALRTMAKV, translated from the coding sequence GTGGAAATGCGTCGCGCTACGCACTACCATTGCGGCATGTTTGCATTTCTACGAGGCACCGTCGCGCGAAAAGGACTCACCCACGTCGAGCTCGACGTGCACGGGGTGGGCTACGAGGTGTTTGTTCCCGAAGGCGTATACCGCAAACTTACGGTCGATGCCGAAACCACCTTGCTTACCCATTGTCACATCCGCGAAGACCTCTTCCACATCTACGGATTTCTGCGCGAAGAAGAGCGCGCGTTGTTTGTCACGCTGCTGTCGCTCTCCGGCATCGGACCCAAACTTGCCATGGCCATCCTCTCGGCGATGAGCGTCCAGGCCTTTGGCCGCGCTGTGATGCAGAACGACGTCACCGCGCTCACCCGCGTCAGCGGCGTCGGCAAGAAAGGCGCGCAACGCATCATCCTTGAGATGAAAGCGAAACTCGGACAGGACGCCGAACTCAACGCGATTCTCGGCGAGCCGGAAGAACCCACCGCCGACACCGACGACGTAATTGCGGCGCTGTGCGCGCTCGGGTGCACGCTCGGCGAGGCCCGCAAAGCCGCCAATGCCGCGCGCAAATCCCTCGGCGACGACGCGACGCCCGAAGATCTCGTGAAGGCCGCGCTGCGCACGATGGCGAAGGTGTAA